One window from the genome of Mauremys mutica isolate MM-2020 ecotype Southern chromosome 4, ASM2049712v1, whole genome shotgun sequence encodes:
- the LOC123369547 gene encoding RING finger protein 112-like, translating to MGNANNKGPIPPPSSKPPPQGMVKQLQEDITCSICLDILEDPVSIECGHNFCRGCLAAHWSGVSAWGSQCPECRAPCSRDRMIPDTRVKSLVLKIRDLPCEETPTGTASPEQGPGAQPEPGHPVQLVRLDKEGGLTLDEEALSRCLEQGGVGDAPVCLVSIVGEQRRGKSFLLNYLLRRLRSLEGKDGSWMGREEEPLEGFEWRVGTRSVTKGVWAWSQPFWVPTERGKVAVLLVDTEGSMDIARGTETSVKLSALSMLLGSYQILNVSSQIKDPDLEYLEMFLHVAEEVGKEYGLESIQHLDLLVRDWSSSTLLGGDGGKEHLRDVRQMLAATFPCKHPKALEVLSRSSSRCYLMPFPGKRIMTGNRGSLRDMDEDFRDSLRDYVTALVGSVSQHVWRDRHGELLTGTQLAAKIKKFSDLMKKHHCGFSSPAQMAIAFHNQRVLDRASADHALFLKEKDSDSRNMFSCLKVRPSKMAEQFAERRGHLLWRCRTDMQELAPEKEALLTELEEELTREAETFLEIYGKRFKKFAILAGVGAGALVLGPVGGAAGAGIAGAVIAAEAAGALAVAEVVAIGVGTGAAAGIVVGGGVGGGVGGNVARRDRQRAEAAGGGREEGDGIEDLSDDKPLI from the exons ATGGGAAATGCAAATAATAAAGG GCCAATCCCACCCCCCTCCTCGAAGCCACCTCCACAGGGGATGGTGAAGCAACTCCAGGAGGACATCACCTGCTCCATCTGCCTGGACATCTTGGAGGACCCCGTCTCCATCGAGTGCGGCCACAACTTCTGCCGGGGCTGCCTCGCAGCTCACTGGAGCGGGGTCTCGGCCTGGGGGTCCCAGTGCCCCGAGTGCcgggctccctgctccagggacAGGATGATCCCAGACACACGCGTCAAAAGCCTGGTGTTGAAAATCAGAGACCTGCCATGCGAAGAGACGCCGACAGGGACAGCGAGCCCTGAG caggggccgggggctcagCCGGAGCCGGGGCACCCGGTGCAGCTGGTGCGTCTGGACAAGGAAGGGGGCCTGACCCTGGACGAGGAGGCCCTGAGCCGCtgcctggagcagggtggggtgggggacgccCCCGTCTGCCTGGTGTCCATCGTCGGGGAGCAGCGTCGGGGCAAATCCTTCCTGCTGAACTACCTGCTGCGCCGGCTCCGGAGCCTG gaagggaaggacgGATCCTGGATGGGCCGGGAGGAGGAGCCCCTTGAGGGGTTCGAGTGGCGAGTTGGCACCCGCAGCGTCACCAAGGGGGTGTGGGCCTGGAGTCAGCCCTTCTGGGTCCCCACCGAGCGGGGGAAG gtggCCGTGCTGCTGGTCGACACCGAGGGCTCCATGGACATCGCCAGAGGCACAGAGACCAGCGTCAAACTCTCCGCCCTCTCCATGCTGCTTGGCTCCTACCAG ATCCTGAATGTTTCCAGCCAGATAAAGGACCCTGATCTGGAATATCTGGAG ATGTTTCTGCACGTGGCTGAAGAGGTGGGAAAGGAATACGGGCTGGAGTCCATTCAG CACCTAGACCTGCTGGTGCGGGACTGGAGCAGCTCCACGCTCCTTGGAGGCGATGGTGGGAAGGAGCATCTGAGAGACGTCCGACAG ATGCTGGCGGCGACGTTCCCTTGCAAACACCCCAAGGCCCTGGAAGTgctgagcagaagcagcagccgcTGTTACCTGATGCCCTTCCCCGGCAAGCGGATCATGACTGGAAACCGGGGAAGCCTGAGAG ACATGGATGAGGATTTCCGGGACAGCCTGAGGGACTATGTCACCGCCCTGGTGGGCTCGGTCAGTCAACACGTCTGGAGGGACCGGCACGGGGAGCTGCTCACTGGGACACAGCTGGCTGCCAAGATAAAG AAATTCTCTGATCTGATGAAGAAACATCACTGTGGCTTCTCCTCTCCCGCTCAG ATGGCCATCGCCTTCCACAACCAGAGAGTCCTGGACAGGGCCAGCGCAGACCACGCTCTCTTTCTGAAGGAGAAG GACAGCGACTCCCGGAACATGTTTTCCTGCCTGAAGGTGCGGCCGAGCAAGATGGCGGAGCAGTTCGCGGAGCGGCGCGGGCACTTGCTGTGGCGGTGCCGGACGGACATGCAGGAGCTGGCGCCAGAGAAAGAGGCCCTGCTGacggagctggaggaggagctgacaCGGGAGGCCGAGACCTTCCTGGAGATCTACGGGAAGCGCTTCAAGAAATTCGCCATTTTGGCGGGCGTGGGGGCGGGGGCGCTGGTCCTGGGACCGGTGGGCGGAGCTGCTGGTGCCGGGATCGCTGGTGCTGTCATCGCTGCCGAGGCGGCTGGGGCGCTCGCCGTGGCTGAGGTGGTGGCCATTGGGGTTGGGACGGGCGCCGCGGCCGGGATCGTCGTGGGTGGGGGCGTGGGCGGGGGCGTGGGTGGGAACGTCGCCCGGAGGGATAGGCAGAGGGCTGAGGCTGCTGGTggcgggagggaggaaggggatggaATTGAGGATCTATCCGATGACAAACCCCTGATCTGA